In Anopheles arabiensis isolate DONGOLA chromosome 2, AaraD3, whole genome shotgun sequence, the genomic window ATGATTGACGGGAAATCGGGACGGGATCTTCTAGGCTTCTGCTACTGAGCTACTCCCCGTTCAATGGATATCGGGTTTAAACGATCTTGTACCATTaatcacgtgtgtgtgtgtatcagcGGGAGTCATCTAGTGGTGTTCTACATGAcgcatttcacacacacacacaaaagggtGTAAAATTTGTATAAATCTTGTCATACATGCAACGAGAAAGGGGTTGCCTGAGAACCACGAAACAACAATTCCAGGCGAGACGGAAACGCATAAAGATGATTGCGCTCTTCCTGGTTCAAGTAATTTGACGCCTTATCCCTTTGGAGCACGCAAAAATGCCGCCGTCGTCCGTAGAAGGAAACCTGCCACGCTCTGCCGGCATAGTGGCGTATAATTGGAGTAATGCATTCCTGCCACGGCAAGGAGCGGTGTGTGAGTGGAGAGCTCCGTATGCTGATCAATGACACTGGGACATCGCGTCAGGTTCTGCCATTACCGTCATCTCAAGATGCAGATgtacgacgacgatgacgacgacgatgtgTTCGTTCTATTCCACCCCATAGAGGAATGATTTCAAGTGCAATTTACTTTCAACGATCAATTATAATGTCCTCCCCCCGTTTCGTTCCTTATTCGCTCTACCAGATGTGCACACCTTCTCTGACAAATCTCTGAGATCCGGGTTCTGACGCCTTCTTTCCTTTGCACGCACGTTTTTGCAGGGCGTCAAGATCAAGATGGACGACGCGGGCAACATTCTCATCAGACGCTACTCAAAGAGCAACGTGTACGTGAAGAGCACGGCCAACCAGCCGAACGAGGAGACGGCCATCGGGGCGGACATTCTGAAGCTGCCCGGCCAGGCTATCGAGAGTGAAAAGATTGTAAAGGTAGAGTGCAGCGAGGCAGCATCCTCATAGCGAAAGGATTTCCCTACTGACCTGTTTTACACGTCTTTTTCGTTCCCCTCTTGCAGCTGTTTGACATGAAGAAGTTCCAGTCGAACGTGAACCGTGAGCTGCGCCGTGCCTATCCGGATCGCAGACGGCTCGAGACGCAGTGCCTGTCGGCGATCGCGTTCGTCAAGTCGGAGAACGACATCCTCGATTGCCCGATGTGGGTACTGATCATCAATGTGGTTGCAATGGATATGCTGAAGAGTAAACTACCTCCCGGTAAGTCACCTACCCGCTTTCGCaccaacaaacacagacacaaacacacacactatcatcCAATACAGCACGTTGATTGACGAAATTATGACtgtttgatttgacatttgaggCACCTCTCGCGGGAGGTGTGTTGTGTTAGCTTTCAAAGAACATCACCAGGCAAGGAGCGAGCATAAGAATTGTTTTGTGGCGCTCATTTCACAAAATTGGAATGGCATGAAACCCCTTCGGCAATGGAGCGATGGGAGTTGGGAGGAAAACACTTTCAACACCAAACAGCCATCATTGTTCAAAGCCAGTAATGGGCCGATCCCTGGTTTACTGCTCTGCTGAATGTTTCCCTTTCAAAGAACGTTTTTTCCCCCGATGACCGATAAGGCCCATTCCTAGTCGCACAAATGCCAACCGAAGTTGCGTAAAGTTTGCAGAATTTTCAGACAAGAAGagaatgttttctgtttgtatGCATCGAATCGCCACAACCAAGAATAGACAGCCGTTTTGTCAGGTGAATGGGGCTGCGCTGCAGTTTCGCAACAGCTCTGAGAAACACCGACCCCAAAGTCTTTGGCCTTTTGGAGCCGCGGCATTCCCGAATGTCGCCTCCCCTCCCTGGAGGCGCTTGTGTCGTCGAAGGGAGTTTGCTTAATTTTTATGGAAATTAGCACGCCCCGAGCACGCGCTCAAAGGGACACAATATATTCTGGCGTTAGTTATTTGTCccattgtgtgtctgtgtggtccAGTTGTGATAGCCAACAGGCAATTGAAAGTGTATGCTGCGGCGTATGTCCATAAATAATACGCCGCATTTCGCAAAGCGTTTTCCGTTCCGGATTTGAGGCCGACGAGTCAacgattgcaaaaaaaagaacgaagtACAAAACAATCCATTCCAGGCGTTTGCATATTTCATGCAAATGCGTTCATGGAAAGTGGTGTACGATAAAAGCAGTGAAATTTGTTCGGTGTACTCCCCGTTTTTGTGCGTGAGTGCACCATTATGTGCTTGTTTTGGGGAGGATGTCGCATGCAAAAGGGCGCCGCCCGGATGTGGCAGGTGGTCGTTTGTGAATGCACTTTGTTTGAAGGTCAGATGGGACAGGAAGAGAGCAGGATAATCCATTCAATGCTTGCTGCGGTGGCGTACAAAAGGTCCTTAACCTTGCTGCTGGCAATATCTGCATCATGATCATCGGTGGTGCTTGCGAGTCTATGGGTCGTATCTGATCTGATATTCGCAATACCCTAACGATATGAAAATAAAGCATAATGCTGCAGTCGTCGTCTAGCGTGTTATCTAACGCCAACAAACTCGGAATCACACACACCGATGCACAAGAAGTAACtgtaaacgaaacaaacgcgTCTCGTTAACGATCGcgttgtcatttgttttgagGTTGGGGAGCCTGCACTGGAAACACCAAGTTTTTCGCACTCGCACGGGACGTTGTTGGCAGTAGACATTCCAGCGGTTCTAGCAGCTGCCGTACATACAGGAACCTCCTCTACCAGGGCACACAAGACACAATTAATTTTCGACATGTTTTACCGATCGATCGGACAATTGTTGTCATCGTGtcgtggttgctgctgctgcttttattTCGTGATTCTGCTGCCCTACCCACCAACACTAGGTCATGTGGAACACTTCTTCTTGTGGCACTCCGACACCCCGAAGCAGCAACCCGACTTTGGGGGCATTCTGAGGGCCAAACAGAAGacacagaacagaaaaaagggggatTATAGCAGTGTTGTGTGCTCCTTCGAACGATTCTTTCAATCGGTTCGGTTTAATCTCTGCCTCGCGCGATCCTCAGATCCTCAACACCGGCACCGGGGCTGATAACGGAAAAGAATGTTGAATCATTGAGAACTAGGTTCACCATTACCGGTCTTTGCTGGGCTGTTTTCGTTCAAGACCCGTTAGAACACACGTTCGCCGGGCAGCACCAGGCAGCATGCTTAATGGAGCAACTCATATTTTGTCACTAGAACAATAGACACACGTTCCAACCCTTCCACCCTTTGGGTCGTTCACGACGCGCTGGAGCGGACTTATGGACTTCTGGGCAGTGCTGCTCACTGGAGCTTCAGAACACAGCAAGAACATTAAACCCGCAATCCGTGTCACACACGTCGCATGCGgcaagagcaagagagaaTCGCATTATGAATTATCGTCACGTTTAGCCCGTTCGGGgtgaacaaacacaaaacctaCCACCACACAGCTCACACCAGCCCGGCTGCTCCTGAATGCTCCCGTGTGTACCGGAAGGCACTCCGGCCAGCCCGAGCATCGATCGATGTTTCACAAATGGAATGTCAAACGGTGAAGAATTCTTGGACTGTTTCACCCTCCCTCTCTTTCCACTGGGTGGCCACTGTAGGACAAATAAATCACGCTTTATCCAATTGTTTGTCCAAAGTGCCATCCCCCTTTGGGGGTCGTGCTGAAATGTTGTTGAAAGAAAGACTCTTTTTGAGGGAAGTTTCTAGTGcatgtttgctgtgttttcgCTGCTTTTGGGGAGGTGGCTATGTCCATTTTTATGAACTGCAGTCTCTAAATTGAACCAACAACCGGCAGCTCCACTCCTACCGTCCACGGAAGCAACTGTTTGCCCAAACTTCTGGTCCGAATGCGTAgagtgaaattaaaattctatCAACTATTATGGACAGTACGACTCCATAAGTGGTGGAACTTGCTCCTCTTCGCTTCGCTTCGTACACTTTCTGCGGCCAGACGGTGATGggatggacacacacacttcccgCGTAGAACCTTCTTCCCGTCCCTTTCCTCGAAGGAAGacgttcaaaatcaaaatgtttgcattcCGGCATGATACCGGGCGGGTACCGGGAAATTAAAATGCCTTGTCATGTGTGGTGCGCGTTGGTATTTGCCTTTGAGTGCGTTTGCTTGAAGGGGAGAAGGCAAAAGATCGCGCAAACAAATTACCAAAAAAGATTCAAACTTACTTCAAGATGAAGTACACAAataatgccaaaaatgtttaGTTCAACGTTTGATATTGCTTGCAGTCAGTCAATCAGTCACCAAACTCTACCCAGTACACTAACACACCTTCCTAACTCCATCCAGTACTGGACATTGACAGCGTCACATCCGTGCACAAGCCGCTTCCAGATGTCCGTTTTagtaattgtttaattgtttaatcgTAATCAACACAATTAATCTTGTAgcctttttccttcctcccGCCCGACTACCCACCTCGATCTACGGTGCAGTCCAACGTCCGGTTGACATTAAGAACCGTCCAAGAATTCCGATCCCGGACGAAGATCCGTACAGTGTGGCCGGCAACGGTGGCGGCAGCTCCGGTAGCTCCGGTTTCGGGGCCAGCGGGTCCGGCCTGGTTGCGGCGAGCCGGGAGCATCTGATGCAGCCGGCGCAACCGATGGGCGGCCAGCGGCGCAGCGAGAAACCGCCGAAACTACCTCCACGTGACAATCTGTACGCAACGCATGAAATTGGCAAGGTAAGTGACGCGACAGCCCCCGGAACGACACAAGACGGAGTTTTATTAACCGTTTTGCTCCTTTGCACCTTGTTTTAGCCGGATTATGATGACATCGAGGATGAGAATCGCGTCAAGCTTCCGCGAGGCAAATCAGACAAGGGCAAAGACAACAAGAAGTATGGTAAGTAATGGCCTTCCTTTTTTGGGGAAATTAACTCTCTATTATCCCTCACTTACGAATGTTACTCTTTTAGATGATCCGTACTACTGCGGACTGCGGGCTCGAGTGCCAAACTTTGTCAAATCGTCGTCCAAATCGTCGAaggagaacaacaacaacggtcCGAATGCGGCCGTCGGTGTTGGTGGCAGCAAGGAAACGGTCGCCTCGAAGCGGCTGTCGATCGCCCATATGCAGCATCCGGCCTCGCTGCAGTCACTGCACCAGCTGCACCAGATGCATCCCCATCACAACCTGATGGCCgcccaccagcaccatcagcagctgATGTGGCACGCCCGAAGCTACGAGAGTGGAATCGGTAAGGAGGAATTTGGTCACTGCTGCCGCGCCGCCTTTTGCTAACAACCCATTCGCATCACTAACATCCTGTAAAAGCACATATGTTTATGCATGCACTGATCTTACATCTATAGTACACCTGTCTTAGTGCATCCTGTCACCTGTCACTCGTTTTCGGCATACTGATCATACATAATCATCTCGAAAGTTAAACGAAATCGTTCACCAACTAACCCTACTCCAATGCGCCATCCACTTCGCTGCTTCTCGCTTCCCTAACCGTGCGGAAAAGCACAGCCGGAAATAGCACTGAGAACTGACCTTGCATACTACTACCCCAATCTTCACAGATACGGACGTGGTCGAGTCACCCTATAGTCACATGTACGGCCGTGTACCGCTGCCAACACGCGGCTACATACCGGCACCGAGGGCCATGTACATCGGCGAATGGGactaaaagagagagagagcggtcGTGGCCGGGGCCAAAGCCAATCCGTACCCGCCCCCCATACTCTCTTTTATAGTACAGGCTTAAGGAAAATTGCAGCAGGGAGATCCGGAATGCGAGTTTGTCGAGGAGATAGGCACAAACCAGAGCAACAACGCGACAACCCCCGACACTCGTGTtctaatctctctctctctctctcgtaccCATCGCATTACTTCGCAAAAGGGACAGCACACAATCAACAACAGCGAACAGCGACAGACAGCGGAGAGAAAGCGGAGAGAAGCACTGAACAGCGTGCTGGTTTGGGTGTGGCTGTGGTAAACCCCATATTCGGAGTACTGCCTggtttcacttcttttaactaaTATTCtagattattattaatattattatgagTATTTAGTAATCCGTTTTGGGGGACGAACGGGGCTCATAGGGTGAACGGTACGGTCGGGTGCACAACACCACCTTCCCAACCCTTCCCGCATGTCTCGCTACGGTGTCTAGCAATTAGGCAAATTTGTACATAATGCATCGCGTAACCCTCTTCCCCGATTTGATTGAACCTCCTCTCCAGCCCAGCGCAGAGCGAACGCTACGAAAGCAATACTGATGGAATATGCGAAATCTGCACTGGGGAAGTGATGTTGTACCGAGATTCGCTTCTACTGCTGCTCCACAAACCACAAGGCGACGGGAATAAGCTCTATTTCGATGCTCTTTCTTAATTCCCACCCCACTGTAATCTGAAATCCTGTGTGAATCGGTGGAAAATTAacgtaaaatttataaaagagGAGAACTGAGTGCGATCGAACAGGACGGACACCTGTGCTGATCATTACTACTACTGCCGAGCAAAAGCTACTAAATGCTGCCAAATGaatctgacagctgtcatCATCATTTCCACACTAAGAGAGACTATCCCTATCGACTGATCGTTCAGTTGTTGCTCATATTGACTGATCACCCTACTAGAATACATTCACCTCAGAACTAAGGATCGCCCGATTCTTACCAAACACTGCCAGCAATAGTATCTCAACCGAATCTCAACTCAACGCCGTGCATTGCTCATAGTTTATACCAACTCTCGTACTGTTCACACCAAGGGGGGAATGAAAGAGGCATGGAAATGGACGGCcgacgatcgcgatcgcgtgTTATAGGCTTGTCGGCACTCTAGGAATAGTTTTCAGTCATAGCAGGTACTCCTTGTCTTAAGCGTACGTACGTACTACTACTGTTGTCTTCTAAATCTTCCTGTAAATATGAGACAtttgaaaaagggaaaattaaaCGATTATTCACTCGATGTGTCGAGCACATCTATTGGTACGGAGGTAAAACATTTAGGCCCCCTCTTTAGGTAGTTTCGCTCCCACAAGCGCTAGTGTGTAATTCAAGCTACTTTCGGTGTATAAGTTTTAACATTTCCAAACACAGATACAGTCCACAGCACTGTCACAGTCCCACAAGCTGGCATGCTGGTTCTTTGAGCCTCTGATTGGCCACTCATTTTAAACTTTCTTCCTCCCCAACCCCCCACCCCTTCCCGCTTTGCTATCATCTACTGAATGCGCGCTGAAAGTGAAACCACTACGCCGCAAGTCAAACACGTATGCGCAATAATTATAGAAATAAGTAAGTGGCAAGTAAGTTTCCATTCGACATTGCAAGCGGATGGAGATGCGGCAAGATTTGTAAGAGAAATTCGTTTAATTTGATGTACACTAACTCACGCACGCCAACAAATGATGATATAATACTCAAATACGCGACCGCGCTCTTTTTACGTACGATTCTGACCCATATAGTGGCCCCCATACCGCCCCCTGGCGGTGTGAAACGGGAAAGTAGTAGGAGGAAGTTGTTTAAAATGGTTCCACGTCGTGACGACGTGCCCGCCGGCATCGTCTTTATCAACGGGCAGCTAGTTGCAAGCTAGTGAGCCTAGAGAGCATCATATAGGAAGCACCACTGCAATGGCTATAAACAACGGCAATCCAGCACTTATTGTACATTGTCTACTAGTGGAAACGTACACGGGCGAGCGATAAACTTAGAGATGAATCCTTAAACCGGAGTGGAAGGAAACACCGCAGCACGCGTCCGATGGGCGGTACGGTTGTCACCTTCCGCTCGACAACCTAACCTTTACTTATAGGAAGTGATTAGCGTAATATTGATAGATTGATACTatatgcagcagcagtaaagtGGTGACCCACGAGAGCGAAGCGAATGAGGGAATGATCGTCCTCGTGCActttgaagcaaaacattaaacacgaTCACACCGCACCGATGTGTGGAATGGAAAGGGCTTGATCCCCGTCCCCGTTGGGCTAAGAGGAACCTAATATAGAATGTAGCAAGGTGTATTCATACGCGCATATCTTTACCGCTCTCGTACTGGAACTGGAAGAGAAGTctaatccttttttttaatccgATAAGCGAACACACGTTAGAAATGAACACATACACGCAAAAAATACACCTGGTGAAAGGGCTCggttaagcaaaaaaaacacgttcgATAGAAGCGACAGCAAAGGAAGGTAGCGCCATTCCCCAGCACACTCTCGAAGGCAATCGGGGCCCACTAAGAGGACTACTTATGGGGAACGCGCGTtgctagtagtagtagtagcagcagtagatGTAACAACGATGATTGTATTCgaagatattttaaaaaccCAAACCCCAAAATTGTCATCATGGGACAAGCGAAATAGTGGATCGGAAGCCGCGACTCCGATGCTTAGACAGCTCACTGCTTATTATCACGCTACGTGTAGTAATCTTTAGGGCAGCATCCGAGGGGTTTGATCGAGCTATACGAGCACGCGAAAGGAAAGCCGTTTTGGGAAAGGAGGTCCATAAGCATGAGCTAAGCAAATATTAGTTATTTTTCCTATTCCATCTTTTGCTCCTTCTCTTGTCCTGTCTAAATATTCtggatttttgaaataaaatactattCTTATAATCGATAGAGTTGGTGTTGTGTTTCTGTTGTGTATGTAACCAAAAGTGATCTATATCACCGTTTATTTACCCACTTACGTTCTATCAGTGAATCGTAGGGGTTCAAATATATGATCGATCTATTCCTCTCCTGTTTAACTATGCGACATAGAGCCTATTGGAATACTAAACCTCACGAGAGAGAGGACTTCTTACTGATTTCCATCCTTGATGCCACAACATGtcattttaacaggaatgaatcTGTTTTTCACAGTCatctatatttatattttaaaaaaaaatcggataTATCAACGGGTAAGCGTATTTcggccaagctacacgtaccggacgacatcggacgatgccataaatccgttaacgccaactgtcaaatctcaTACAAAATCGGCCCGCTGTGATCCGACACGGCCCGGCCCGACGCGAATCTCTTGTCTGTGGTCCTAcgttttatggcatcgtccgatgtcgtccggtacgtgtagcttggccgttTCAATATCAACGAAAAATGACTCTGAAACCTCTTTTAGTTATTTGTTGTAAGATAACGATCGAATATTTCAACGTTGCTATAAACTAactgaaatttgaattttcgaGCAGCCACTGCTCGAACCGAATCCAACATGGCGTTTACACTCTGCAGCGCATTGTCGTACCTAGAAATGTGACGTTTACAACGGGCTTGTCAGTAAACAAAACTGTTGTCGGCTTCCCGCGGTTGGAAATGAATACGGAAAAAATCTACAGCAGCATTTTGGTGTGAAATCCACACAAGAACCGTACGAAATGAGCTACAGCTTGTTGGACATTGCTGTTTCAAAGAACAAGTCGGAAAACAATCGTGTAATCTCCGATAGCTCCAAAAGCGACGACAGTGATGAACCATCAACATCCAGCATCCCACCGGCGGGACCAACATTTACGTACAAAGGCAAGAAGTACACACAGCTAGACCCGCAATTGAAAGTGAAACCAATCCTACGCGATGTCGAACGCATTCCGGAGTACCAGCTGATAGAGAGAAACGAGCCAGACGGTTGGACTCTCTCCATTACCCTGCGATTGCGAGGGCGGGATGAGCCCACCGACGATGGCTGCATCCGGCACAGGCAGCGCATGGTTGAGCTTTTATTCGAAGAAATCGACCGGCAATCGTTCATCGAGGAGGAGCTGGCGCAGAAACTACCAACCTCACCGGAGGAAGACAGCAACGAACCGCTCTCCATACAAGAGTTTTACAATCAATTACGATTGCGCCACCGAACGCAAGCGGGTGATAAAAGCTCGAAGGAATTGGTAATTCCACTGTTGCGCCCCGAATTGCGCTTGTACCAAGAGCAAGCGATCCGTTGGTTGCTAAAGCGGGAAACCGTCGTCGATCGATTGCCCGGCCAGTACGTTCTGCTTCGTTGCCGTGCCCAGCCAGAGGTGAGCTTCTACATGGATCTGTACGACTGTACGATAAGCGATAAGAAACCGAACCCAAAAATACCCGCTGGTGGTATACTGGCCGATGAGATGGGTATGGGCAAAACGGTCGAAATCCTAGGCCTAATGCTGCTGAACCCGAAGAAACAAGACTCGCCCAAGGAGCCCTCGGAGCCCCAGGAGCCCAACGAAGTGAAACTTAAGGCGACAAAAAATGAAGGTGAACTGATGTGCTTGTGTGCCAGCACACTGACCAAGAAGACAATCGCCTGCCGCAAGTGCGGCCGGCTGCAGCATCGCAAGTGTGTTTTGAACCATTTTACCCAGCCAAACGAGCAGTACATCTGTCCCGAGTGTTGGCGTACGCAACCGATGGTCAAATCCGGTGCTACCATCATCGTATCGCCCGCCTCGATCAAGCACCAGTGGGAAAGCGAAATCCGCAAGCACGTGACCGATCCGAACTTTCGCGTGTTCATCTACAACGGCATCGCGGAC contains:
- the LOC120894460 gene encoding uncharacterized protein LOC120894460 isoform X3 → MVSRRKILSRSRDDLNLDQSYITQEEEEDVWYQKEKLYKEHIQEVLDKWTQIDDEIWAKVIVFERNRRVAKAYARAPVLTINGSDDGFDGMRIGLCGFDNPMRDHKTEEVKRHVGQGVKIKMDDAGNILIRRYSKSNVYVKSTANQPNEETAIGADILKLPGQAIESEKIVKLFDMKKFQSNVNRELRRAYPDRRRLETQCLSAIAFVKSENDILDCPMWVLIINVVAMDMLKSKLPPAFFLPPARLPTSIYGAVQRPVDIKNRPRIPIPDEDPYSVAGNGGGSSGSSGFGASGSGLVAASREHLMQPAQPMGGQRRSEKPPKLPPRDNLYATHEIGKPDYDDIEDENRVKLPRGKSDKGKDNKKYDDPYYCGLRARVPNFVKSSSKSSKENNNNGPNAAVGVGGSKETVASKRLSIAHMQHPASLQSLHQLHQMHPHHNLMAAHQHHQQLMWHARSYESGIDTDVVESPYSHMYGRVPLPTRGYIPAPRAMYIGEWD
- the LOC120894460 gene encoding uncharacterized protein LOC120894460 isoform X1 encodes the protein MVMSLYRTIKGHTGTYKRRKNRELERSLGSLEATLPREMVSRRKILSRSRDDLNLDQSYITQEEEEDVWYQKEKLYKEHIQEVLDKWTQIDDEIWAKVIVFERNRRVAKAYARAPVLTINGSDDGFDGMRIGLCGFDNPMRDHKTEEVKRHVGQGVKIKMDDAGNILIRRYSKSNVYVKSTANQPNEETAIGADILKLPGQAIESEKIVKLFDMKKFQSNVNRELRRAYPDRRRLETQCLSAIAFVKSENDILDCPMWVLIINVVAMDMLKSKLPPAFFLPPARLPTSIYGAVQRPVDIKNRPRIPIPDEDPYSVAGNGGGSSGSSGFGASGSGLVAASREHLMQPAQPMGGQRRSEKPPKLPPRDNLYATHEIGKPDYDDIEDENRVKLPRGKSDKGKDNKKYDDPYYCGLRARVPNFVKSSSKSSKENNNNGPNAAVGVGGSKETVASKRLSIAHMQHPASLQSLHQLHQMHPHHNLMAAHQHHQQLMWHARSYESGIDTDVVESPYSHMYGRVPLPTRGYIPAPRAMYIGEWD
- the LOC120894460 gene encoding uncharacterized protein LOC120894460 isoform X2 — its product is MVMSLYRTIKGHTGTYKRRKNRELERSLGSLEATLPREMVSRRKILSRSRDDLNLDQSYITQEEEEDVWYQKEKLYKEHIQEVLDKWTQIDDEIWAKVIVFERNRRVAKAYARAPVLTINGSDDGFDGMRIGLCGFDNPMRDHKTEEVKRHVGQGVKIKMDDAGNILIRRYSKSNVYVKSTANQPNEETAIGADILKLPGQAIESEKIVKLFDMKKFQSNVNRELRRAYPDRRRLETQCLSAIAFVKSENDILDCPMWVLIINVVAMDMLKSKLPPVQRPVDIKNRPRIPIPDEDPYSVAGNGGGSSGSSGFGASGSGLVAASREHLMQPAQPMGGQRRSEKPPKLPPRDNLYATHEIGKPDYDDIEDENRVKLPRGKSDKGKDNKKYDDPYYCGLRARVPNFVKSSSKSSKENNNNGPNAAVGVGGSKETVASKRLSIAHMQHPASLQSLHQLHQMHPHHNLMAAHQHHQQLMWHARSYESGIDTDVVESPYSHMYGRVPLPTRGYIPAPRAMYIGEWD